A genomic stretch from Primulina huaijiensis isolate GDHJ02 chromosome 14, ASM1229523v2, whole genome shotgun sequence includes:
- the LOC140957088 gene encoding ankyrin repeat domain-containing protein 2B-like translates to MSEAVKKPPVPADEEKSDAPKSKSPAPSASGGTQSGQTSSIPAPFPEMSNPFDFSAMTGLLNDPSIKELAEQIAKDPSFNQMAEQLQKSFQGAALEDGIPNFDSQEYMSTMQKVMENPQFMTMAERLGNTLMQDPAMSGLLESMANPANKEQLEERMARVKEDPSLKPILEEIETGGPAAMMRYWNDKDALQKLGEAMGFAVGGESTTSAGAAAGEDEAEEVNDEESIVHNAASVGDEEALKKALADGADKDEEDSEGRTALHFSCGYGEVKCAQILLEAGAKVDALDKNKNTPLHYAAGYGRKDCVELLLSNGAAVTLQNLDGKSPIDVAKLNDQNEVLKLLEKDAFL, encoded by the exons ATGTCTGAG GCAGTAAAAAAACCTCCGGTTCCTGCAGACG AGGAGAAGTCTGATGCGCCTAAAAGTAAATCTCCTGCTCCTTCAGCTTCTGGGGGAACACAATCTGGACAGACCAGTTCAATCCCTGCTCCATTTCCTGAAATGTCAAATCCTTTTGATTTCTCCGCTATGACGGGACTGCTTAAT GACCCAAGCATCAAGGAACTAGCCGAACAGATAGCCAAGGATCCTTCATTCAATCAGATGGCAGAACAGCTACAGAAATCCTTTCAAGGTGCTGCACTTGAAGATGGCATCCCTAATTTTGATTCGCAAGAGTATATGTCAACAATGCAAAAGGTCATGGAAAATCCTCAATTCATGACCATGGCTGAGAGGCTTGGAAACACATTGATGCAG GATCCAGCCATGTCTGGCCTGCTTGAGAGTATGGCAAATCCAGCTAATAAAGAACAACTTGAAGAACGGATGGCCCGTGTGAAGGAAGATCCATCTTTGAAGCCTATATTGGAAGAGATCGAAACTGGGGGTCCTGCTGCTATGATGAG ATACTGGAATGATAAAGATGCTCTCCAGAAGTTGGGTGAGGCTATGGGATTTGCTGTTGGaggagaaagtaccacatctgCTGGTGCTGCTGCTGGGGAAGACGAAGCAGAGGAGGTAAATGACGAGGAATCCATTGTCCATAACGCAGCTAGTGTTGGTGATGAAGAG GCATTGAAGAAGGCTTTAGCCGATGGTGCTGACAAGGATGAAGAAGATTCTGAGGGACGGACTGCGCTGCATTTTTCATGTGGATATGGAGAG GTTAAATGTGCTCAAATTCTTTTGGAGGCTGGGGCTAAGGTTGATGCTCTGGATAAGAATAAGAACACTCCTCTTCATTATGCTGCCGGTTATGGGAGAAAGGACTGCGTGGAGCTTTTGTTGAGCAATGGTGCAGCTGT cACTCTTCAGAACTTGGATGGAAAGTCGCCTATAGACGTTGCCAAATTAAATGACCAAAACGAGGTACTAAAGCTTCTTGAGAAGGATGCGTTTCTATGA
- the LOC140956524 gene encoding strychnine-11-hydroxylase-like produces the protein MYFLLLVLSFSIIFLFNLFKPKNPKKTAGLPPGPKGLPLIGNLHEYDPVHPHVYFHELAKKYGPLMLMKFGFRHAIVISSAKVAKTALKNNDLALAGRPTLIAFQRFSYNGKDIAFSSYNETWREMRKLSVIHLFSVKQVVSFLPIRKAEVSRMIKDMIKKSDSSELINLSQAAFFLANSIICRAGFGKELDGESKRRFDAVFKEAQELSVAFFFGDFFPLLGWIDRLTGMISRLDKNCRDLDDFFQELIDDHLDPNRPASMKGDILDLMIKLKQDQASAVPIQWENIKGILMNVFIAGTDTSASLIAWTMTALIKKPQVMKKAREEVRNVVGAKGVVDEDDIQNLPYLKAIIKEALRLFPPTPLSVPRETIEKCTIDGYEIPAKTTVYVNLHAIGLDPEYWENPTEFNPDRFLNSTIDYKGQDFGLLPFGSGRRGCPGMNFGMTTVELALANLLYSFDWELPHGMKEEDVDMEEAAGLASHKKNDLCLVGKCYI, from the exons atgtaTTTTCTTCTCCTAGTGCTGTCTTTTTCGATCATCTTTCTGTTCAATCTCTTTAAACCGAAAAATCCCAAGAAAACTGCCGGCCTTCCACCGGGTCCAAAAGGGCTTCCGTTGATCGGGAACCTGCACGAATACGACCCGGTGCACCCCCATGTCTACTTCCACGAACTCGCGAAAAAGTATGGCCCCCTCATGCTTATGAAATTTGGTTTCCGACACGCGATCGTGATTTCTTCTGCAAAAGTAGCCAAAACagctttaaaaaataatgaccTAGCACTTGCAGGCAGGCCAACACTCATTGCCTTCCAAAGATTTTCTTACAATGGCAAGGATATTGCTTTCTCTAGTTACAACGAAACTTGGAGGGAAATGAGGAAGCTGAGCGTGATTCATCTGTTTAGTGTCAAACAGGTGGTCTCGTTTCTTCCTATTCGAAAAGCCGAAGTTTCACGCATGATCAAAGATATGATCAAGAAATCCGATTCGTCTGAGCTGATAAACTTGAGCCAGGCTGCGTTTTTTCTAGCTAATAGCATCATATGTCGGGCCGGATTCGGGAAAGAGCTAGATGGAGAGTCTAAAAGAAGGTTCGATGCAGTTTTTAAAGAAGCTCAAGAACTATCAGTAGCTTTCTTCTTTGGTGATTTTTTCCCTTTACTAGGTTGGATCGATAGATTAACTGGGATGATTTCGAGACTCGACAAGAATTGTAGGGATTTGGATGATTTTTTTCAAGAACTTATAGACGATCATCTTGATCCGAATCGGCCTGCATCAATGAAAGGGGACATTCTTGATTTGATGATTAAGTTGAAACAAGACCAAGCCTCCGCAGTTCCTATTCAATGGGAAAATATCAAGGGAATTCTCATG AACGTATTCATTGCTGGAACCGATACAAGTGCATCCTTGATAGCTTGGACCATGACGGCTCTCATCAAGAAACCCCAAGTGATGAAGAAAGCACGAGAAGAAGTCCGAAATGTAGTAGGAGCCAAAGGTGTCGTAGATGAAGATGATATCCAAAATCTCCCTTATCTAAAAGCAATCATCAAAGAGGCACTAAGATTGTTTCCTCCAACTCCACTCTCCGTCCCAAGAGAAACCATAGAAAAGTGCACGATAGATGGGTATGAAATCCCTGCAAAAACCACGGTGTATGTCAACCTTCACGCCATTGGTTTAGATCCCGAATATTGGGAAAACCCTACTGAATTTAATCCCGATCggtttttgaatagtactatcgACTACAAAGGGCAGGATTTTGGGTTGCTCCCATTCGGATCGGGTAGAAGAGGTTGCCCTGGGATGAATTTCGGTATGACAACTGTGGAGCTTGCACTTGCCAACCTTCTCTACTCATTTGACTGGGAGTTGCCCCATGGAATGAAGGAAGAAGATGTTGACATGGAAGAGGCTGCAGGACTTGCAAGTCACAAGAAAAATGATCTTTGCCTTGTGGGCAAAtgctatatataa